The Quercus robur chromosome 3, dhQueRobu3.1, whole genome shotgun sequence DNA segment GGCAAGTCGATTATGAGCAATGAGTTCTCTGAGGCTGAGGGGAGGAAGCATGGGTCTAGAAGTGAGGGTGTGATGAAGGGTCCAGCTTTTGAGATTCAGGAAGGCTTGGTTGAGCAAGCTGGGTTGGCTGCTCTAGACCGTGGGGAAATTTTGATTAATGCCCTTAGCAGGCAGTCATCAATTGGCTCTGCAAGTAAGTTCTTTCTTAATTATTTCTTTGTATACCCTGCGTTATGGTCATATTAGAGTGATTatagtttatatatttttcctgAATTTGCTATGATCATATtgataatggttttttttttttgtccgaATTTGCTCTCAGGTGGGAAAACAGGATTCTACAGTGACAAAATTGGTAATTCATTTGTGGAGGAGGTTTCCAAAGTTTCTAAAGAGCGGTAAGTTTCCTTTTGTATAATACACCTAACTTTTCAAGAAAACCTCATTTAATGCATTCTCTTTCATTTAAAAAGATATTAGtttctacttatcaaaaaaaaagaaaaaaagatattagTCTCTAAAACTACTCTCCTTAGTTAGGGTTTGGCTTACcttcagtacttttttaattggaggtctccttttgttttaaatacacaatagcAAGTGGTAGTAGGctttaatctccacattttatttagttagtgagttatgtgacagtttttcattaaaataaaaggaaattccAGTTAACaaagtactggaggtaagccaaaccctcTTAGTTTAAACTCTAGTGAAAAAGGGTTTTTGACTTTTAAAGTACAGTAAAGGGTAAGTTAGGAAAGTTATTAATATTATGTTCATTGATTTTTCAATGAGGATCATATTTTGGGGTTATCCCAAAATGGGATGGAAGACCAACAATATGGGACAGTGTGAGCATGATTTTGcaatttattggaaaaaaaaaaaaagcaaaaacacacacacacaaacacacacacacacacacacatgcttGTAAGCTGTATTCCACGAGCTGTACTAAGAACCTGGACAGTCTTTGAGAACTTTTCTTTAATACTAGTTATATATCACTCTTTTAGAGTAGGAAGATGATGGGGTCAGTAAATTTGTTGGCAGACCTCAGTGAGGGTGGTCAAACTAACCCCATTAGGTTCTCATTATCTGTCTTTTGCTTgctggtttttatttttcatgttttatacTTTTCTTGTTCTTAATCATGCAAGATGAGACAGTGATGTTATTATTCCACAGTTTAATTCTGAAGTATTGCTTTATTATCGTATCATGCATTGCTTAGTTTGACCTCCTTTTGCCAGGGTGCCTGTTCCATTAAAAGGGCAAGACAATAATATTTTGCTGAGACGTCCTCCTGTCCCCCACCCATCGTCATCACAGGAAGGATTGTCTGAGCTGGTCTCAGATCAAGTTGCGAGAGGGAAAATTTCTTCTAGTGGTGCTTCTGATGGTATTGACATCTCAAATCCTCGTACACTTTTCTTCTCCTGGTTAAAGTAATTAATAATATGCttatatttctaaattttcaGGGGGAAGACGAGAACCTGGGGTGAATTTATTAAGCCAAGGTTCGGACATCATGGCATCTGGCAAGAAAGACATGCGTTTCCGGCGTACTTCATCTTTTGGTGATGCTGATGTTTCAGATGCATCATTTATAGATATGCTGAAGAGTAATGCAAAGAAAAGTGCACCGGCAGAGACTAATTCAACAACAGGATTTTCAGAGATCACAGATGGAGCACAAGGGGGACGAGGTGGcaaaaagaaaggtaaaaaagGAAGGCAAATTGATCCTGCTCTTCTTGGTTTCAAAGTCACTAGCAATCGCATAATGATGGGTGAAATTCAACGCATAGAGGACTAGCCCttttgatttgaattttctttttctatatgtTCATTCCTTAAAAAGTTGTATAGGTTCAAAGCCCTTGGTGTAAAGCGTCTAAAATTCGTTAATTTTTTCCCCGTGCAATGATGATACGGCAGAGGCCAAAATGCATTTTTACAGAGTTTACAGCATCATGACAATTTTGTACAGACTAACAAGGTCCATAAGGAAAGTATTCAGGTTATATAGAtttgtatattttgagaaagaatgtAGTTGCAGTTGGTTTTGACACTATAATCTTTAGAAGTGGCAGTTTTCTTCACCTCTCTGTGCTCACTTGATGTGTTATGGTTCGTAGCATAATGGTTTCCTAAGTTTAGGTCCActggtaaaatatttttgggaacgtttttattatttttggggtGTTTTAGACGGTTGAAAAATGTGGTCAATCTTAAATGATTGTCACTTAAATGatttttgttaagaaaaatagtttctttGAGGTTGAAAGAGAATAGAACCGCCTTCTTTATTAAACCCACAATCCTCCTTTAATCTCGACCCCCCCTCTCAAAAGCTTCAAAGTGATTAAAATGCATCCtatattttatacaaattttggaCATAATTCTTACGTAAATGTCCCTGTATTCAAGTTTCACGCATTAAGATAAGTTGTCTCAAAATCTTCCAAATAtctaaaataaatctaaaactataaaacaataatcttttattttttattttttattttatttttagatatgaTAGTATTTTAAACTgttattcaaaaataatttccgtAAAGAATCTCTAAAAGGACAAATATCATTTAAATGCCCTTGAAATCTTGAAAAGTTTCAAAACACCCCTAATAACCTCTTAAAACCTCATAAATGATAAAATGGTTTTCCTAAGgaatctccaaaaaaaatgacaaattttgtcaaaatttccaaaatgcCTAGGGAATcttgaaaattatcaaaatacttctaactaaaataaatagtaaattgtattcatcattgtattttatttgtaaatttgttcaaacttcaaagctaCTGGCAAGAAAGTGTAGCCAGAAAGTCAGACAAgtttttttctaatattgttAAACATACGTCTATAAGTGGTAAATATGGTAGATGCCCATTTTCTAATATAAGAAACTCATGGTCCTTTTaatttctagttgattttttaCCTTTTGTATTTATGcatcttctttttctatatAAAGGGATGAAGACCATTTGTAGAActcaacaaataataatattactctttttattttattttattattattctatgCTGTCCATCTTGATGAAGAGATGGGAGTAATGGGATTTTGATCTTCGTCATTTAACTAAACAACCAGATGGAGGGATAAGATAAGTATGCGAGAAGCGTTCAAATGTGCTATATGATATATTTCTTTTGGTAGACGATATTGAAGTGTTAGATAGATAAAAGCCAAAGCTCCATCACTTTTTTTCTAATCCTTCCAATCAATTAATCTAGGACTAATTTATGTATCAAAAGGTCTaggttcaaaattttctaaaaaaaaaaaaatttgttgttgattGAGGTAGTTTTGTTAATTCATGGATGGTTTTCCAATGAATTGATAGATGATGAAAATTTGATGTCTCAAAATTTCTACAATTGTCCCCAACTTTTAAAagttgcataaaaaaaaaaaaaaaattcaagcttCTTTTTGGAGGTTTCAATGTTGTAATTATGCATGTAATGCGAAATTAGTTAAATGAACGGGTTAGGTCCCCACCTATAATAGATAGGTTGGATGAATAATGGGTAATAACTATATATTCGACATGTTTATGACCCGATTCAAGACCCTATACAACCTATCCATTTGGTGATGATAGGCTACGAATCAATGGTGATCTACAAGAGGTGTTCCAACTTGGATAATTTACACCCTCAAAATttgcttcttttctctttttacaCTAAAAAAAGTTGACAgtagtttttttagttttattttaaattatcaataattttattttgattgtgcTTACTTGATTTTAGTTGTACAATGTTAATGTTTTAAAGCACTAAAATTAAAGTCGTCATTTGACATCTACATAAGATATAGCAAAATGGTAACTTTTCGTAAGAGAAACATCGAAAAATGTTTTCCAAAGTATTTTTAAGAACACTACCAAAGATTTCAAAAcaagcagttttttttttttttttttgaaactattttcaTAAAGGGATAGGGTCATGAGCCAAGGCTTTATTTTAATAGATCAGAAGGAAAAGTACTTGGCGGTGGACAACCAACAGACGAAATTCTTAAAGCCCATTTTCCTAAAACATGGACAACTCAACCTAGTTAAAGGGGAACTCCTCAAAGCTCTGGCAAACCAATTCAATATCTTTGATTAAGGCTGACTGAAGCTGAAGGCAGCCAATTTTTAGTCAAAACATTTATACATTCTTTGGGGTCATTTTCTATACCAAGAGCTTCAGCCACAGGGAACAGTTGACAAGCACACTGTATCATTAGAAATTGCTACATCAGTATTCAACTTTAAAAACTGCCAGAACTGTTTTATTACACAACTAGAAGTTTATATCTGGCTTGGCTTTTCCATGCTGCAACTGATTCCTTACTCTCCAAATATAGTCAATGGCAATGACTACGTGCAAATAAACAGAATTGCTCACTAGTTACTCCCTTTAGGCCTTACCCAAAAAGTCATCTTTATGGAATTTCCATTGGAACCCAAACCAGACAGCTTTTGCCAAGACATACTTTTGGAAGAAATGCAAAACTTGATTCCTTTTTCAACACCATGAATGCAACATGAAGATTCGTCAATCTGAAATAGTTtgtcttgccctttcttttgtTGGAAGAGTCCCAACAACTATTCTCCacatcaaaatttataatgtttCATGACCCTTCAAGTACCACAAATTCCTCCATCCAGCACATCTTGTATGATTGGATCTATCAGCTTGACTACACCGATAAgctaatttaattgaaaaaatccATTTTTAGAGCCAAGCTACATCAATTTAAGAGGCTTGGGAGTTCTTCTAATGGGAATAACAGCCTTGCAGGACTCTTCAACAAATACTTCTCTCAGTATGATAACAACCCAAGAATAGTTTTGATTGTTGATTAGGCTTGAAACCATCAAAATTTCGGCAGTCTCTGAATTCAACATAAAACACCGCCATTGTCTTCAGAAAAGACAAtgtctttgtgtgtgtgtgctggAGCCAAATTCCTTGCTAGTTAAGTTTAATGAAGTGGGACTGAGGGTTTTCATTGTCACACTAATGGAAGTGTGGGGGTTTAAATTAACACAATTTGTTACAGGTATAAAAATAAAGCCATAAAGGTGTTTGGATCCCAAAATATTATCAGTCCCATAGTATAAGGCATGTAATTGGAGATTTATAGGCAATAtactataaaatttttaaaaaaatttacattagaATCACGACTAATAGGAGTGAAGATTACCATCTTctcaatttaataatttctCAATGATCCAAGCCAACATTTTACGCTGACAGCATTGCTTAAGACTGAATCCACTGGCCTTGGAAGAGTTGTGTGATTGTTTTACCCATGATCCACTCCAACTCAGATGATGATAATGGAACTTGATTGGCAATAAGAGACACTGCTTCTTTTGCTCCTTTATAACCGCATTCAGGAACAACAAATGGAAAGTCGCTGCATAATAGGatgttgagaaattttttttttccccatttgaTGTTTCCATTCCCACCACCCCCCCCTGCTGGGAATATGAAATATTATCTTTAAACTGAAtgagtaaaagaaaagataagagtTACCTGCCCCACATGACATGGTTAGCACCAAAGCTGGAAATGATTTGGGAAAATATGTTGGATAAATCCTGATATGGAAATGGCATTCTTGACACCCTAAAAAGTGCACTGAATTTCACATAAACCTGCCAAATTATGAATAGTTTAAGTTATCAACTGAATAACTGTTAACAATTGCTtagcaagaaagaaaagaagaacaagTATTATGAGTTATATATCAGGACTAATATTAAAACCAATTTAAGTACTCTTGCTCAATTACCCTGGGAGCCCTCTCTGTCTAGCAAAAAACTTAAGGCGCCTAAGGTAAAGCTCTAGACAAAGTATAGCAATTATAAAAGAACAACAACTTCTCTCAATCTCAAGGCTTCCAGCACAAGTGAAAATATAATGTTCTCATATGATATTCTAGTCAGACTATGATCAACCTTGGTGATCTCAATATGGCCACAGTAGCTGGAAATAATCAGGGCTTGCATATATGCTGTGTCTTTTAAAGGTATTCAGGACATGTTACCTGCGGGAATCTAGATAGATTTAGAAGCTCAGAAAAGGCCAGGCTTTCATCATCATTTCTGCAAATTGACATGTAATAAGTATGAAAGTTAATACGGTCTCTATCTAGCTGCAGATTGAAAAGCTTCTTTTAACAGAGTCAAATTACAAAAGAGCTCACGTTGGTGGTTTGCAGAATGCCAAATGATCAAGCAAAACAACTGTTGATGGAAATTCTGTGCACAGTTTCTCAATTTCTGAAAGATGCAGTCTGAGACCCTGAAATACACATCTGATTAATATATTATCATCTTGTCCCCTGTAATCCAATACTTACGTGCCAATTATTGCCCCAGCCACTAAGTAGGTGAATGCACAGTAATTAAGAATGTGAAAACAGAGTAAAATAatgcaatatgttaaaataaatttaagaaatagGTTGGGACCTTTTATTTAGATTATTGTTTTGTAATTACTTATATAGGTTTGAGTGGACTAGATAAGAATCATACTACCTTCATACACATGAAACCCACTGGTACTCCAAGTTCTCCTGCCTTGGAGAACATAGCCTTGCCAACTTCATTTGTCATCTGCCAAAACCATCcaacatgtaaataaaaataaaaataataacgcATGTGCATAGATGAGATCTGCCGTTTCCTTGCACTGCCTTAAATCTAGTACAGATGTAAGGGGATCAGGACACACCATTTGATGGAATGCTGCAAGGAAATTAATAACATCAATCCTAATGGCAGTAGCATTTATATGATTCTCTATCATATGGCATATTGCCTTTTGCCCTCTTCAGTATTACATGCATCTGTGATATAGTTTAAAGGGATAAACAGACCATTTGATAGGAGTTCTGGAAAGAAACTTCCAATTTTAGAACTCAACAGCTAGTTTCTGTCCTTATATTTATACTTTCATGAACCATTTGCTTGCCTGGGATGTCAGGGGCTAGAGTGGACAAACAGCATTTACGAGATTAATGTATGTGAAAAGagtataagaaaattttcttgctTTGTCCTAGACAATGAGATAACTAGTGCCAAAAAAACCCctaaaatatgttttaagtTTTCACAAAATTGATCTATGAAATAaaggggaagaaagaaaatacaTTCAGGATAAACAGCAGAGACTATGCTCACTTGGTGATTACTACCTGCTGACCAGATGGCCACAAATATGGATTAAAGCGAACAGCGCGATAGCCATCCTATCATGAAAGAACACTGTGTCAACATTAATGCTCTGAGAAAAGAGTGGTACATGGTTATATGAGATATTCAGTAGACCTTTAAAATGAGATGCTCAAGCTGCTTAACCCCACTTCCATCTTCAGCTGGATTTGCCAGGCAGCAACCAACAAATTTGGTTGGGTACTTGTTCAGGACACTGTCCAACGATTAAGTTATTAACTTGGTATAAGGCAATACCTTATAGTGTTACGTGGTGAGAACCATAACATGGAAgcaatcaaataagaaaaactacTATAATTAATAAAACACATCAAGAATATATGAAAGATCTGACTATGAGTCCTGCCAATTAACTGTTTAGCAAACACGATCCAGAGATCACTTCTTGAACGAAGTGTGGCTTAAAAGTGGAGGAGTTTTAAAACATGCTAACCAACTGATGAACTTCTCACATTTGACCATCGTGATCTTTGAAAATTCCAATTTATAGGGAATAGATGGGTCCTCAGGTTTAGTGTAACTTTTAAGCCATGACTCCAATATGAGTTATATTGGTTAGATGCTCACATCATATAAGCTGCAAAAGATGTTTTCATCCATGCCAAGAAACAATTATAAATGTGACTTTGAAGctttttgaaatattgattGTTACACAAAAGGGAGTAAAACAAAATCTAGTAcatatctaaaacaaaatctaGTACATATCTAAAAACTTAATATGGGTTCAACAAACCTTGTCACAAGAGAATGATCAAACTTATGATTAATGGGCTGTACAATCAGTGCACCATCTACACCTGCTTCTGCCATGCACTGTGGATAGTAAGAGTGTAAGACATTATAACAGTTACTCCAAACTCAGCATATTAAGAAGGAAATGACAAAATGGATTTGTTTTCATATTCAAAATGATTAGAATAAGCACATCCTTCAAAACCAAAGTTACTTAATCAAACTTAAACAGATTCTTTATGACAGAAATTAAAAATAGCCCATgcccaaaaactaaaaaatatatcatcaaaaatatcataaaataaaagcagCAAATACAGAGACAGAAAAACACATATAGGTTGAATAAAAGGCATACCTCAAGTAAGAAATCAACATTTCCTGGTAAAGTGGGCTCTTGGCCAGGAAAGTAAGGGTATTTATCTGCAgccttaagaaaaaaaatataaaaaaaagcaaaatttcaCTCATTCTAGATATTCTAAGAAACAAGAAAAGTACTTTCCAAAATGCTTTGAGAGTGGTTTTACCTCTTGGGGAGATGCCCATACATGTAAATGTGAGTCTATTATTTTGGTCTGAGAAGGAGGAGTCTTGGTTTGTGGTTCACTGGTGGTGGCCATTTTGGCTGCTAAGATTCTGAACTGGGAttcctttgaaaaataagaaatgggTTGTGGACAATAGTAATTAAAATGGTGAAGAGGTGCTGAAACTGAAAGCAGAGGCTTAAATCTCATTGCCATTTTTGGCTTGCAGAGACTTTGAGCTGGGGGGCTTAATTGAAAAACAACCAAAAGGGTCGTGAAGAATTATGAATTTTTCATAAAGCACATGTAGTGGCGACTTTCTGAGTTTTTACGTCGACATTCTAATCTTCCTAGAATATTTAGTAAcgatttgataaaatttgttacCAAAATCCTGTTACAACcaacttttttgttgttgttgttgtaaatgTGGTCTTTActagatatgattttattttttgtttatttttataaagttttaACTTATGGCGCTGGATAATTACCATTTTCCATTATTAAATTAAGATGTTAAtcgatttttttattaataatttatttatttatttattatctctTTCATTGTAACTTTTGAGACCAACCAACAACTAGAGATGGTATTCCTTCAGCGTTGAAGTTTTCAGGTTGGTTTTCTTATAAGAAAGCACATTAatctttagaaaaaataattaatatactattcctttttgttctctgttttttttgctacaaatatatgaatatttttttattttacaaacgAGTGCTCTAAAGGCACTGGTTAAGAAtttagttaaagaaagtttttatgggaaaataaaaaaaggcaattaatgttttgacagcttttttcatttcccataaaaatgatgtcaaaattttctttaattagatTCTTAACTAGTGctctaagggcactcgttagcatgatcCTTCGAGGCTATTCCATGGACTAGCATAATATAGTTTTTGATAACTTATTTACtcgaagaagggaaaaaaaattaaaaataactcatttttGAGAAAGTTAGTTTATAAACTTTATATGTTTATTTCCTTGCCAGCcagtaaataaaatattatgaaatcaaCATTATTATCAAATAGACAAGTGTTACACTTTCTGAGTAACTTTATATGCCCGCAATGGgtgctttctttgttttattaacatattatgttttataaaaataataggaCAAATTACAACTTGTTCATTTGTTATTTGACTGAAATTCAAGTTGCATATCTGGAGTTGAAATttaacactttacccacctgaagTTAGCTCCTCAATTAGATATCCTTAACTCACCTTTGTTAAAATgagctaaatatgtaattttgctatacttttatgtctttctcctctaaaatcacaaaaaaacataaaaatactaGATGAATAAGATCAAAAAGAATCTAGTAGAACACTTGCATTATGAGATTTCAAATTACAGATAGACGACTTAAGTTTCGTTCAGACCtaggggcggcttgatgcatttaggggcctaaggcaaaaattgattatattgttttagatgcaaaattactactaattaacatgaacaatgtaaaattttttctttttttagaaattttatagatacaaaaaatttgacaaaacttttcacactTGTTGATATGACaaattgatagtggtaagtaaaaaagtgggGTTAATGGTAGACCTacatgaaaactagtaaaaatttgctaactcaactcttattattattttatttttttagaagtgtaacattcacaatatttttcataacaaatcctaggttttaagttgcttcttgttttctatttgaaaacaccactataattattttttttgccatcaataacaGGCTGTAACAACCTATTATTTAgcatttgttgtaaaaatgttgtgaaaaatattgtggaagtagcatttttctctcttttttgtttgtttttcatttgataaaaaatattattttatttattgattataaataacactattggttaaaatttggaggcattttttttacttggggccttaagCGACTGCATCTATTGCTTTTACTATTCAGCCGGCCTTGTTCAGATCTTAaatgggtaaagtgtcaaattccAAACCACAAGTAGATAACTTAAATTTCGACCAAACCACAAAtaggtaagttgtaattttttcaaaataatattttattttgatctttagcaatatcaatatttttcattcatcaatCTAACGAAAGAAACCATCTTTACATGGTATAAAAAAGATTAGagattttgacaaaaaaaagaaaaaaagaaaaaaaagattagagaCAAAATTGATATATTTCAAAGCTTAAGGACCGAGaaataaccttaaaaaaaagttgggggagaaatagaaaaaaccGCGAATATTCGTAGGGGATGCCAAAAGGATGCAACGGTCATTTGCGAAAAACGAAGGGAAGTTTGTGTAAATTACACAAGACATTGTCAGTTGTCACCGAGACCTCTCTCAAATTCATCGTTCCTCACTCTCTCGAATTCATCGTGATTCGGGCTTTATTATCACTTTATCACTCACCTGACCTTATTCTTCGCTCCCTCCGTCAATGGCGTCTTCACTTACAACCCTTGTAATAAATCAAATacctttatttcttttcttcatttctttttcccACACTTTCTCGGCAACCAAGCAGGGCGTACATTCATACATAATTGTTTCGATTTCAATTTTCttcccatttctctctctctctctctgactttGCTTTACTCGTGATTTTGCAGTCAAATGTGGGGTCTCTCTCGGCTCCAACAAGCGTGTCGAACAAGGGGGTTCTGGTTCCCACGTGTAACTCTCTCAAGCTTCGGAGATCCTCATTCTCCACCTCGTTGCGTATAAGCCACCTCACTTCTTCGTCGAACCCTTCTTCTCGGAGAAGACTCGGGTTTCTTAGCCCAGTTCGAGCCAGTGCTGAGGTTAGGGTTTTCACTTATActctctgtttggttactgCGAAAATATCTATGTTTCTAACATTTTAGTATTATTCCCAAATGTAGAGCTTaatgtgagtgtgtgtgtttattttattttatattttgttaaaattgcaGGAAGCTACTGTACAATCAAAAGTTACTCAGAAAGTGTATTTGGAT contains these protein-coding regions:
- the LOC126718118 gene encoding uncharacterized protein LOC126718118; translation: MAMRFKPLLSVSAPLHHFNYYCPQPISYFSKESQFRILAAKMATTSEPQTKTPPSQTKIIDSHLHVWASPQEAADKYPYFPGQEPTLPGNVDFLLECMAEAGVDGALIVQPINHKFDHSLVTSVLNKYPTKFVGCCLANPAEDGSGVKQLEHLILKDGYRAVRFNPYLWPSGQQMTNEVGKAMFSKAGELGVPVGFMCMKGLRLHLSEIEKLCTEFPSTVVLLDHLAFCKPPTNDDESLAFSELLNLSRFPQVYVKFSALFRVSRMPFPYQDLSNIFSQIISSFGANHVMWGSDFPFVVPECGYKGAKEAVSLIANQVPLSSSELEWIMGKTITQLFQGQWIQS